A stretch of the Aphis gossypii isolate Hap1 chromosome 2, ASM2018417v2, whole genome shotgun sequence genome encodes the following:
- the LOC114119913 gene encoding uncharacterized protein LOC114119913 — protein sequence MDNQDIEINEAFDLMDTNRQMAISTRDFKFAIKALGLELPRDRYIQLLSRMEKDQKGFIKKKVFIEEMRKVLPKRDVKTDMIKAFQLIDEDDTGKIDFNNLKNVAEILGERVSDEEIINMLNAADEDGDGQVNLTEFMRIIDKARKLL from the exons ATGGATAACCag GATATTGAAATCAATGAGGCATTTGATTTAATGGATACAAATAGGCAAATGGCAATTAGTACAagagattttaaatttgcaaTAAAGGCATTGGGGTTGGAACTGCCCCGAGATcggtatatacaattattatctagAATGGAAAAAGATCAAAAAGGTTTCATAAAAAAGAAAGTTTTCATAGAAGAAATGCGTAAAGTATTACCTAAAAGAGATGTTAAGACTGATATGATCAAAGCTTTTCAATTAATTGATGAGGATGATACAggcaaaatagattttaacaatttaaagaaTGTTGCCGAAATACTAGGGGAACGAGTATCTGATGAAGAAatcattaatatgttaaacgcTGCAGATGAAGATGGAGATGGACAAGTGAATCTTACAGAGTTTATGAGGATTATAGATAAAGCtagaaaattgttataa